CCTATGGCTTCAGTTAGGAATCCTTCAGCATGAGATTCATCACCCTCCGCTTGAGTACCATTTCCTTCTGCATGGGAGGTAGCTCCATTGGCTTGGGTGTTAGCTCCTTCCGCATGGGAGGTAGCTCCATTGGCTTGGGTGTTAGCTCCTTCCGCATGGGAGGTAGCTCCATTGGCTTGGGTGTTAGCTCCTTCCGCATGGGAGGTAGCTCCATTGGCTTGGGTGTTAGATCCTTCCGCATGGGAGCTTCCTCCTGTAGCTCTTGTTTCTACTCCCTCTGCATGAGAATCATCTCCCTCCGCTATAGTACCTCTTCCTTCTGCATGACCTCTCAAACCATTTGCTCTAGTAGCCAATCCTTCCACATGAGAAGTATTACCTGCTGCTACTGAACCAACACCTTCCGCATGGGAGCATTCGCCTTCGGCTCTTGCCAATCTCCCCTCACTATGAGAGGCTGAACCAGCAGCTCTTGTTTCATTCCCTTCCGCATGAGAAAAATCACCACTGGCTACTGTATTTCTTCCTTCCGCATGAGATTGTTCTCCAATGGCAATAGTATCTGTTCCCTCTGCATGTGAACCGATTCCTCTTGCCATCGTTCCCTCTCCTTCAGCGTGGGAATTATCCCCTTGGGCTGTCGTTGCCTCTCCTTCTGCATGAGAATGTAGACCATTCGCTTGGGTTCCAAGCCCTTCTGCATGGGAATTATCCCCTTGGGCTGTCGTTGCCTCTCCTTCTGCATGAGACGCTAATCCTATGGCTTCAGTTAGGAATCCTTCAGCATGAGATTCATTACCCTCCGCTTGAGTACCATTTCCTTCTGCATGGGAGCCACTACCCGAAGCATTCGTTGAATTCCCCTCTGCATGAGACATTGATCCTATGGCTTCAGTTAGGAACCCTTCAGCATGAGACGCAAATTCTTGTGCTATCGTTCCATTGCCTTCCGCATGGGAACGATCACCATTTGCTTGTGTTGTAAACCCTTCTGCATGGGAGGTAGCTCCATTGGCTTGTGTGTTAGCTCCTTCCGCATGGGAGCTTCCTCCTGTAGCTATTGTACCTACTCCCTCTGCATGAGATTCATCACCCTCCGCTCGAGTACCTCTTCCTTCTGCATGAGCTCTCAAACCATCTGCTCTAGTAGCCAATCCTTCCACATGGGACTCATCTCCCATTGCTACTGAACCAACACCTTCAGCATGAGAGAATAAACCTATGGCCCTTGTTAATCTTCCTTCACTATGGGAGGCTGTTCCCCCAGCACTTGTTTCATCCCCTTCCGCATGAGAAAAATCACCACTGGCTACTGTATTTCTTCCTTCCGCATGAGATTGTTCTCCAACGGCAATAGTATCTGTTCCCTCTGCATGTGAACCGATCCCTCTTGCCATCGTTCCCTCTCCTTCAGCGTGGGAATTATCGCCTTGTGCAAGTGTGTCTCTTCCTTCCGCATGAGAACTATCTCCTGTGGCTTTCGTGTTTCTACCTTCCGCATGCGTGTTCTCTCCATCTGCTTGTGTGATATATCCTTCCGCATGGCTATTCAATCCTCTGGCAAAAGAACCAAATCCCTCAGCGGTTGAATTATCCCCTTGGGCTACGGTATCTCTGTTTTGGGAATGCGCATAATCTCCACTCGATGTGGTATTTCTGCCTTCCGAGTGAGAAGCTTCCCCTTCAGCACTAGTTCTAGTTCCCTCTGCATGTGAAGATGTTCCAAGCGCTTGAGTTCCTTCTCCTTCTGCATGGGAATTATCGCCTTGTGATGCGGTATTTCTTCCTTCCGAATGGGAATTTTCTCCATCTGATATCGTATTTCTACCTTCAGCAAGAGAACTCTCACCACTAGCAACCGTATTTCTGCCAAACGCTGTGGCGCAACCTCCTGTTGCTTCACGGTTACAATTTCTGTTATCCATATATATTTCACTTCCTTATAATTTTCTAATTTAGAGAAAATATAATTCCCTAATCTACTATATGAAATGAATTGTATAATCGAGTGGATTATTACCTACCAACTATTAAAAAACACGTTTACCTATGAGAAAAAACTATTTAATCTAAGACAAATACCATAATAGCTTAATATAATGGATGATATATTCCATAATTAAGAGCTTTTATGTAAGGAAGATCTATTTTGTCTGGACGAGTACCCTAGTGCAAGTACACATTTTTCATAGTTTAAAACCCCACTACATAAATAGTGAGGTTTCCGTAGAGAAATAACATGAGTGCTCAGTAGTCAATATATTCTATGTTCGAATGCTTCATTTGGTATAGACAGGTGAAATACTTATTTGAAAATGTGCTATTATACCATTTCAAATATATACGTAAAAATCATAGGATAAAAAGAAGCCATTCAACAGAAATGACTTCAGTAACACTTAATCTACTTAATCTTTATAAGGGTCAAATTCATCGGCACCTGCCATACATACTCCTATTGGCTTTAATGTATGTAATATTTCCACCGTCTCACTATGGGCATCTAATACGTCTTGTAACTTTCTATAAACAAACGGGCTTTCATCTGTTCCCGCTCCTCTAAGTTGTACTCCATATTTCCGAACTGCTTTAAACATCTCTTTCTCCGTAATTTGACCACCTGAACGTTTACGAGTTTTCCAATTCATTCTTCCAGCGGCTTGTGTTCTGCTCATCACTCTTCCAGCCCCGTGAACAGTACTATAATAAGCAGCTTTATTTTCTTGTGTATCCTTCCCTTTCACAATCACAGATATATCCGCCATACTTCCTCCTATAAATCCAAGTTGTCCTGGAGCAGATGGTGTTGCACCCTTTCGTACAACATTATATGTTTTTCCTTGATGTTCTTCTACCCATGCATAGTTATGATGATTATGCACTTCAAAATCCTGCTTTACATCTAAAATAGACAATACTTGATCAACAACATAATCACGCCCTGCATAAGCATATTTTCCAGCTAACTTCATTGCTTCAAAATACATTTGACCTATTTCATCATCCATATTTAACAATAAAGGCGGCTGATCCATTTTCTCACCTGGGGCTTTGCCAAGAAATTCTCTTCCCGAGGCAAGATTGATAAATCCACTAGCTGTTTTGTGTCCGAATCCACGGCTTCCAAAGTGTACAGCAATCCACAGTCTTCCAGTATTCATTTCTTCAAATAAATCAACAAAGTGATTTCCGCTTCCGACTGTTCCTAATTGTTTTTGGGCTAATTTTTTTAATTTATCATGTTCTTGATTGCCAATTTCTTTATAGACAGCCCATGCTGGATCATCAAACACCTCATGATCTACACGATATTTGTTCACTCTGCCCATTCCAAAGGAAATTTGTCTTACAATTTCATCCATATAAAATTTGATATTGGACTTGATTTCTGAAGCCTGAATATTCGTTCTTACTGCTTTATTGCCACAAGCAATATCATAACCTACCCCAGAAGGAGATATTTGTCCGTCATATACAACAACTCCTCCTATTGGTTGGCAGTATCCCTTATGGTGATCAGCCATTAATAGTGTTTGTACAGCATTTCCTGTTTTTGAACAGGTAATCGCTTGATTAACGGCTCCTTCATCTGGTTTTCCCCAAATGCGAACTCCATCTATTTCTTGAAAAGACATAGTTTTGATTCACTCCTCGTATTTATTAACATTCTTACTTATTGGTATTAAGCTTTCTAATGAAATTCCAATTTTGATTCTTTTTTTTATTAAAAAAACTACTCAATCTAACACATCTCTTCCATTTACCTACTTAATATATTGCTTTTAAAGACAAATAAAAAAGACTACTTCAATCAGTAGCCTCATGCTCAATTATTTTATTCGTTTCTTCATTTTTTAAGAAACGTAAATTTCTTTCATACAAGGCAATATCAATTCCCCTGAGAAGAGTACTTCAATATTGCTTCATTGCACGGATAAGCTACGGATATTCAGTTGGTTGAAGGAATGTGTGCCAGGTTCCTTATTCGTATAAAGAAGCTGTTGCTCAACATTGCCTTCTTGTAGTAAACGATCATTTATCAGTGTTAGCAAGTTATATTGATTGGTCATTTTCCTTCACCTTCCTTTCTCCATAGTTTGAGTTATGTTTAAGAATTTAACATGGGATTAAAATCCTGTCAACATGTTTTATTTAATCTTTAAATGTTTATTTGGCTATTTCTCTCAATAATTCCTGTTCCCTTTCCAATGTGATACCAGCCTTGCTAATTTCAACAGCTCTTGATTGATTCCACGTATGAATGTCTCGAATTGTTTCTTTTAATGGACGAAAAGTAAGCCCTTTGTTTAATGCTTTATCAATATTAAAGGAATTTGCCCCTTTCCAAGGTTTTTCTTCTCCCTCTAACGGATGGTTCCTTGGAATCCATAATGGCATATCTGACCAAGGTTTTATATTTCTATCTAATAAAAACTTCTCGTTTCCCCATACAAATTCAGCATTGCTATTTATCACTTCTTTACACGTTTCAAGCAATTCTAACATGGTTAAGTTTCTATTTATACCTGTAACATTAAATGTCCCTGTTTCTTTTTTTTCAATCATGTCTAAATTCCATGCAGCTAAGTCTTTTGCATCGATGAATTGAATCGTTTGATAAGGATCTCCTGGAGCTAAAATTTCACCACCTTGGCGTACTCTATTCACCCAATAAGTTTTATAGTTCAGAAAAATGGCGTAAACCTTGATTTTACGCCATTTTTGTTGTAACGTGTTTTAACGATTTTTCATATGATTTCATACGCTGGCGTTACCCTTTTGTTACCTAAATCATCTTCCTTTCTAACATAATACTTAATGTTATTAACTAGTATTTATTGTTTATCTCGTAGTTGTGCGGTCAAAATGTGGGAATTGAAATAAAAAACCTTTAAGACTGAATGTGGTCTTAAAGGTAATTGAAAATAATTTTAACTGATCATACACCTGTAGATTGAAGAATTATTTAAAGATGAAAGCTCCCTTTGATTCTGAATTTTATTTAAGTAATGTTCACTGTATATACATAATATTGCATCCATAGCACTAGGGTCTTTGTCGAATAAAATAGCAATTTTTCCTATGTCAATAGCTTTTTCTTGTTTCATATAAAATCTCCTTTTTTTATTAAGTATTAGAATGTCTACATGTAAAATTTGATGTAAATTTTTAAAAAATGACTTATCAAACAAAATTGTTTATAATTAGAGTGTAAAATTGTTTGTTATTAGTCCCTGGTGATTGCTCGCAACAATTATCAGGGATGACCTATGTATCACCATCCTTTAGCTACCTTACCCTACTAAGGTATTTTCAAATTGATTATTTAAAAGCTTAAATATTGTTATTGATTTCATCCCCTCCTGAATTTCCAAAATAATATCTTTTATTACAAACATCACAATAATTTGGGTTTTTCTAGAAGTCTATTTACATTATAATACATGTTGGTATGAAATTTATCAGTTAAAATTTTGTACCAACTTTTCTATTTATATACAAAAAACCATTCTACTATCAATAGCAGAATGGTTTTTTATTACTTTTAATTTTGTTTCTACCAACCTGGATCAGTTCCATTAAATAATGCTATGATTTCAGGTGCGGTTATTAGCGCAAAAAGAGTAATGGTGGTTAAGACCTTTTTTGTTCTTTTCATGGTTAATCACCCTTTCCTAACTTTCTCATCATAATAAATTCCTAGTTTATTATGGATTGAAATAATTATATCATGTTTATTAGTCTGTATATTCATAATTTGTCGCAAACATTCACTTTCTTTAGTGGTAAGGTCAATTTTGGAGTATCTTGATGCTGCTTCTAAATAACAGTCTACCCCTTCTTCTACTCTTCCTGTTAGGAGAAAGTAATCCCCTTTTAGTTTATAATAGAGGGCTAATTCCGCTTTTTTAAATGGCGTAACATATGGAATGGATAAAAATTTATCTTCTAATTCAATAAGTTCTGTGATTTCCGATAAATCATGCGTTTGTAAGTATATTTTAATTAATTCATTTACTGCATGTAACAAGGCGTTATTTCCACAACTCGGTATATTCTTTTTTAAGAGTGAAATTGCCATTTGATAATTTCCATTAGCTGAATGTAACATTGCTTCTAATACATTTACATTGTCCTTCACTTCTGGAAGTGAGAACTCTTTGTATTGGTCCAAATATTTTCTTGCTTGTTCATAATTACTTAAATAGTAGTAACTATTGCATGTAGCCTGAATAGTGTTTGCCTGTATCCTAATATCAAAGATAGAAGCACCCATTGCTTTTTCACCCATCTCAACACTCTCTTTAAATAAACACAAGTTGTAGGCATGTACTGATAGTTTATAGTACATTACACCCTTCTCTTCACTTGTAAGGAACTCATCAAATTCTATTATATTTTTTCCTGAAGAATAAGTCGAGCGAAGTTTGGAAAAATCATCTCGTTCGATTAGATAAGCCTGTAATAAACACTTAGTGAAATATTCCATAATCCCATAAGCCCGAGAGTAATTAACAATTAATTGATAGAGTGTTAGTTTTATTGAAGATTCCTCTATGTTTTCTACCCTGCCATAAAGTTTCTTAACTAAATCTACAGTATCCTCTGTGGGAGATTGAAGGATCTTCTTAGAAACTTTTGTAATTATAGATAGATTCTTCCTTTCTAACAATTTATCAAGAATATTGAACAAAACTTCGACTCTCTCCTCGATCTCTACATACTTATTTATCATCTCTTCGTATGGGATATTTAATATACATCTGATTTTTTGAATAGTAACCAAAGTTGGACGTCTGATTTGTCCAGATTCTATTCGTGATAAATTCGCCTTATCAATGTTAGTTAATTTACTTAATTTTGTTAATGTCATAACTGACTGTTTCCGATGATATCGAATGAGTTCCCCTAATGATGAATAAGTTGTAGTAATCAATTATTTTCACCCTTTTTTGAGTTAATATTTTAATTGTAATATTTAAACAAATTGTGGTATTAGATAGGGTTATTATAACAAAAACTGGGTTTTTTTTGTGTTGGGAAACATGTTTTGAAAAACGCTTTTAATTTAATAAATCTTTCTTTTATTAATGCAACTCTTGGATAAATATAACATTTAAGATAAACATAGAAAGCCACTGTGTTTAATACCAGTGGCTTTTTTATTCAATCTACTTGCATCACTTTGCTTAATTTCTCTATCACAAAACTTTTTACCGCTTTTAATAGCCTTAAGTAACCCTCATTAATAATATAGATATAAAACCTAATATTAACCTCTATTATAAGTTCATTTTTCATTTTCAATCCCCCTCCTTGGTGTATTTGTTTTAATCTATGTAGAACTGTTTGTCCATTATTACGCATAAAATGCGTAACTTTGTACGTTTAGTTTTTAATTGGTATGTCCATGATATAACTAGAAAGGTAGTGATATTATGGGTATTTGGGGAAAAGGATTAGGACGAAATAGATCTAAATTAGGTAGTTGGATGGATGAAAATAAAATTTCACAAAAAGAACTAGGCGAAAAAACAGGCATTAACAAGTCAACAATATCCGATTTATGTCGTGAAGATGAAGATCGTCATCCAAATAGAAAAACTAAGGATAAAATAATGGAAGTTATTAATGAAGTTGATCCAAAGGCTTCAAAAAAGAAATTTTGGTGATATATTAGTGAATCGTAAACATCAACGGTACTTTTATGAATCATGAGTGGGGTTGGTTTAATTCCTAAATCAAAATAATATTCTTAGTTTGTAAAATATCAGGTACTTGAATATATTAGAATAGAACCTACATATCAACTAATGTATGTATGTTTATAGGCTAGCCACTGACTTAATAGTCGGTGGTTTTTGTTTGTAAAAAAAAGGGATATTCAAAAAAATAAAGAATTTATATATAAACAAATTCTAGGAGGTTGATTGTGTGTTTAAAAAAACATTAATCACATTACTTGTCACATCTATTATGTTTGTATCATTTGGAATTGGGTACGCCGCTAACAAACTCACAATAAAAGTAAATGGCACACAAGTCGATGTAAATTCAGAAGTTATAAATAACTCTACATATTTACCTTTAAGAGCACTAGGAGAAATTTTAGGGGCAGAGATTAAATACGATGGTTCTTCTAAAACGATTGATGTTAAAACGTCTGGTGACACTTTAGGTTCATCATATGATGAAATTCTAGTTTTTCCTGCTGATAGATATCCCGAAACAGCAGCACATATCGCATCTGCAATTACAAACGGTGAATCAGCAATATGCACCATAGATCGTAATAACTCTGATAATAACCGTGACGAGTCTCTTGCAGGAATTCCTACTAAAGATGGATATGATCGTGATGAGTGGCCGATGGCAATGTGTGCCGAAGGTGGTGCAGGTGCTAGTGTAGCTTATGTTGATCCCTCTGACAACAGAGGTGCTGGATCATGGGTAGGAAATGAATTAGAAAATTATCCAAATGGAACTAAGGTGTTATTTGTTATTATTGATGGAGATGGACTGGACAGTGTTCAGAGCGCTAACAATGAAGAGAAAACGAATGCTACTATCCTACCTTTTGCAAACTGTACTCAAGCTAAAGAAGCAGGAGCTGCTCCGGTGCTTATAGGTGATCCAGGATATAGCACTAAACTAGACAGAGATGGTGACGGGGTGGCTTGTGAGTGATGCTTTTTAAGCCGTCTTTTTATACCTCTTATTGTAAAATATTAGGTTTTTGATATAATAGAGTTACCTTTTCTTTGCATTAAGTAGATTAGTTTATGGGTTAATGGTCTCATTAGGGATGAGACCGAACCACTGACTTAGGTTGGTGGTTTTTTCTTTGTATTAGAAAGCAAAAAAACCATTAACATTAAGCTAATGGAGAAAACCAAGGTATAGTTATTATGTTTTTACCAACCGCCATCACCTACAAATAACAATTCTAATATTTTCCATCCTCCATCTATGTCATTTACAATATTTAATCTCATATAAAGTTATTCTTAAAACTTTTCACCAACCTGGATAAACCTTTTCTAATGAATTGGACATTATTTCTAATTATCTATTTACATTCGTTAATAGATATAGTATAATAAAGGTAAGAAAGGAGGGGGAAAGTGTTAGAAACAACAGAAAAGGTCTTACGGATTATTTTCTACATTGCGACTATTGCTTGGATAGTTAAACAATGGAAAAACTCCAATAAGACCAAATAACCAACTTGGGGTGAGGTGGCAACTCACCCCTTGTATAAAACCATTATATCACTTTTTCTAACACGTTATTCATGAAAAAAAGATTAGATGTATTTACGGTTATAATCATAGCAGCAATAATTTTCATTTCCCTGCAAGCATTAGGTGGTGCAATACCTAGAATTATCTCTATCGCAGTATTATCATTTGGTCTTTACTACATGATGAAAAACTGGAGGAAATAACATGTATCAATTTAAAGATAGGAAAGAAATAAAAGAGTTTATTGCTGCAGAAGTTTTAACATCGGCTGAGGTTATTGACGTGCTTGACATTAGTCGGGCACGTCTTAGCCAAATGATTAAAGACGGAAAGATCATACCTATCAAGAAAACTAAAAGGGATTCTTTATTTTTGAAAGTTGAAATTGAGGAAAAGAAAGTTGAAATGAGTGAATTAAGGAAAAAATACCGTCCTTATGAATAAGAGATGAAAAAATCAAAGGGTGAAAATGTTATGAAATTAACGGATAAGTTAGATGAGCTGATGAAACAGAAAGGGATTAGTCGAATGGGGCTGTCAAAAGAATCTGGAATCCCATACTCCACATTAGTTAACTTCTACGAAAAAGGCACAGACAACGTTAAACTTTCAACGTTAAAAAAACTTAGTGATTACTTTAAAGTGAGTTTAGATTTTCTTGTTTATGAAAATGTCGGAAAAGAAGATAAACTAAATGAAACACTAGAATTTTACAAAAAAAGCGTAGAAAGAAAAAATAGTTTGATAAGTAGAATAAATGAAAAAGATTCAGACACATTACAAATCAATGAAGAAATTGAATTGAGGATTTTGGAGGCTGAGAGAAGATTAATAAATGAGTTTATAGAAGATTTGATTCTCTTAAAAGACTAACCACCCTCAATAGGCGGTTTTATCTTTTAAAAGGAGATTCATAATCCCTAGTATATATAATCTTTATATTTTGAGTATTACCATCAGGACATTCTATATATCCACCTCTAACAAGTCCGTTTAATACTGAACGGACTGTTTTCTCATCTTTACCTGTTTTGATTTCTAGTTCAGGAATGGTTGGCATTCTGCGTTTTGAATGAGAAAAGTTATACAAGATTCGTAATACCTTTCGTTCAAGATCGGTAAGCATCACGAAACCCCCACTATATCATCAAACTTAATCCACTCATACTCACTCTCAAACTCTAGTTTAATTTGTTTTAATTGGGTATCAAATTTAGTTACTGTTCCAGTTTTAAATTCATTCTTACCAAATGAAGTAAACAATTCAATTGTTATTTCAGCCTCTTCCATCATGGATTGGGATAACTGCTCTGATATGATGTTTCTCTCTTCCTCTGCAAGTTTTGGTTTAGTTTTTCTGGTTAATTCGTGTTGAAATTCATTTATGCGTTCAACATGCTCAGGAAGCATCATTCTGCTTGATTCCCATAGCATATTAGAGCCTGGTGTTAATTTATTTTCTTTCATTTTTCTCACCTCTTATAGAACATTTGTTCTAATTATATAAGAGGTACAGGAGGATACGCAAGAGCACAATTTAATATTTCCAAAACAAACACCCAATCAAAACAATCATAAAAACATATGATGAATTAAGTGTAAAAAGCACTAGAACAATTCCAAAAAAAACAGAATACCACTTTCTATATGATGTAAACCTCACTATTTATATAGTGGGGTTTTAAACTATGAAAAATGTGCGCTTGTATCAGAGCATTAACCCAAGCAGTTTAGATTTTCCTTTCATAGTATATATTACATTATATATAGAAAGGAGGGATTCGGATGAG
The window above is part of the Chengkuizengella sp. SCS-71B genome. Proteins encoded here:
- a CDS encoding RtcB family protein gives rise to the protein MSFQEIDGVRIWGKPDEGAVNQAITCSKTGNAVQTLLMADHHKGYCQPIGGVVVYDGQISPSGVGYDIACGNKAVRTNIQASEIKSNIKFYMDEIVRQISFGMGRVNKYRVDHEVFDDPAWAVYKEIGNQEHDKLKKLAQKQLGTVGSGNHFVDLFEEMNTGRLWIAVHFGSRGFGHKTASGFINLASGREFLGKAPGEKMDQPPLLLNMDDEIGQMYFEAMKLAGKYAYAGRDYVVDQVLSILDVKQDFEVHNHHNYAWVEEHQGKTYNVVRKGATPSAPGQLGFIGGSMADISVIVKGKDTQENKAAYYSTVHGAGRVMSRTQAAGRMNWKTRKRSGGQITEKEMFKAVRKYGVQLRGAGTDESPFVYRKLQDVLDAHSETVEILHTLKPIGVCMAGADEFDPYKD
- a CDS encoding helix-turn-helix transcriptional regulator; the encoded protein is MKKSKGENVMKLTDKLDELMKQKGISRMGLSKESGIPYSTLVNFYEKGTDNVKLSTLKKLSDYFKVSLDFLVYENVGKEDKLNETLEFYKKSVERKNSLISRINEKDSDTLQINEEIELRILEAERRLINEFIEDLILLKD
- a CDS encoding helix-turn-helix transcriptional regulator; amino-acid sequence: MGIWGKGLGRNRSKLGSWMDENKISQKELGEKTGINKSTISDLCREDEDRHPNRKTKDKIMEVINEVDPKASKKKFW
- a CDS encoding YolD-like family protein, producing MKENKLTPGSNMLWESSRMMLPEHVERINEFQHELTRKTKPKLAEEERNIISEQLSQSMMEEAEITIELFTSFGKNEFKTGTVTKFDTQLKQIKLEFESEYEWIKFDDIVGVS
- a CDS encoding excalibur calcium-binding domain-containing protein; the protein is MLFVIIDGDGLDSVQSANNEEKTNATILPFANCTQAKEAGAAPVLIGDPGYSTKLDRDGDGVACE
- a CDS encoding DNA-binding protein, with amino-acid sequence MYQFKDRKEIKEFIAAEVLTSAEVIDVLDISRARLSQMIKDGKIIPIKKTKRDSLFLKVEIEEKKVEMSELRKKYRPYE
- a CDS encoding helix-turn-helix domain-containing protein; this translates as MITTTYSSLGELIRYHRKQSVMTLTKLSKLTNIDKANLSRIESGQIRRPTLVTIQKIRCILNIPYEEMINKYVEIEERVEVLFNILDKLLERKNLSIITKVSKKILQSPTEDTVDLVKKLYGRVENIEESSIKLTLYQLIVNYSRAYGIMEYFTKCLLQAYLIERDDFSKLRSTYSSGKNIIEFDEFLTSEEKGVMYYKLSVHAYNLCLFKESVEMGEKAMGASIFDIRIQANTIQATCNSYYYLSNYEQARKYLDQYKEFSLPEVKDNVNVLEAMLHSANGNYQMAISLLKKNIPSCGNNALLHAVNELIKIYLQTHDLSEITELIELEDKFLSIPYVTPFKKAELALYYKLKGDYFLLTGRVEEGVDCYLEAASRYSKIDLTTKESECLRQIMNIQTNKHDIIISIHNKLGIYYDEKVRKG
- a CDS encoding peptidase G2 autoproteolytic cleavage domain-containing protein gives rise to the protein MDNRNCNREATGGCATAFGRNTVASGESSLAEGRNTISDGENSHSEGRNTASQGDNSHAEGEGTQALGTSSHAEGTRTSAEGEASHSEGRNTTSSGDYAHSQNRDTVAQGDNSTAEGFGSFARGLNSHAEGYITQADGENTHAEGRNTKATGDSSHAEGRDTLAQGDNSHAEGEGTMARGIGSHAEGTDTIAVGEQSHAEGRNTVASGDFSHAEGDETSAGGTASHSEGRLTRAIGLFSHAEGVGSVAMGDESHVEGLATRADGLRAHAEGRGTRAEGDESHAEGVGTIATGGSSHAEGANTQANGATSHAEGFTTQANGDRSHAEGNGTIAQEFASHAEGFLTEAIGSMSHAEGNSTNASGSGSHAEGNGTQAEGNESHAEGFLTEAIGLASHAEGEATTAQGDNSHAEGLGTQANGLHSHAEGEATTAQGDNSHAEGEGTMARGIGSHAEGTDTIAIGEQSHAEGRNTVASGDFSHAEGNETRAAGSASHSEGRLARAEGECSHAEGVGSVAAGNTSHVEGLATRANGLRGHAEGRGTIAEGDDSHAEGVETRATGGSSHAEGSNTQANGATSHAEGANTQANGATSHAEGANTQANGATSHAEGANTQANGATSHAEGNGTQAEGDESHAEGFLTEAIGLASHAEGEATTAQGDNSHAEGLGTEANGLHSHAEGNSTNASGSGSHAEGEATTAQGDNSHAEGLGTEANGLHSHAEGNSTNASGSGSHAEGEATTAQGDNSHAEGNSTNASGSGSHAEGEATTAQGDNSHAEGFGTEANGLRSHAEGALTIANGAQSHAEGDATEALGNSSHAEGFRTQANGNFSHAEGEGSIAFGTASHGEGSDTEALGDSSHAEGFRTQANGLSSHAEGANTIADGAQSHAEGFFSVSTGFSSHAEGNITLALGDSSHAEGDETRAQGLGSHAEGCNTIALGDCSHAEGDGTITEGFASHAEGCNTIASGECSHAEGNGTDTNNRVNAHIMGRSGQAVEDNSWHLVNGTLMALINGNTGDACFAGQITSGRGCDFAELFETLDGKPIDVGYFVTTEGDKIRKATDKDNYILGITSAVPGFLAGSSSNDWNKRYMTDEWGRVLYEEITIPAEKDGNGKIISPERIEKRQKLNPEYDPDKQYIPRAERPEWEAVGLVGQLLVRDDGTSEVNGFCRPNADGIATTSQSGYRVLKRTGENQILIIVASPVQL